The DNA segment ctaAGTACTGGTAAGGtttctaattaatttttcttttatttagattttatttgaaATGAGATATTTGACAATATAATGCTATGGGGGGCTTCAACGTCTCTGTGATGGGAATGTTAAATCCTAaactgtataacatatatatatatatatatatatatatatatatatatatatatatatatatatatatatatatatatatatatatatatatatatataggctatatatatatatatatatatatatatatatatatatatatatatatatatatatatatatatatacatatacatgattgtATTTGTGCATTTCTGTAGCTTATGGAAGCACCATAATTCTGTAATAATAGAATATGAAGTATTGAATATTAGATAATTCCATGATAATCCATTCACTATTATTATCTCTTTATCACCAGGCGGTGTAAAATGTTTTACACTAGAAAGGCAAAAACGTCAGTGCAGCTTTATCTCTGTATTCCAACAAACACAATTATAATTTGATCACGTAAATTCATTTAGTCAATGTTATCATAGGTATTCGAATTGATTCCACTAGTTCGAAATCCTCAATTTATCTATGCATTTATGTAGCTTTTGTTTTATtgggatgtatacacacacaaacatacacatacacacacacacatacacacatatatacacacacacacacacacacatatatatatatatatatatatatatatatatatatatatatatatatatatatatatatatatatttatatatatatatatatatgtatacagataattatatatatatatatatatatatatatatatatatatatatgtatatatatatatatatatatatatatatatatatatatatatatatatatatctatgcacagataattatatatatatgtatacatatatatatatatatatatatatatatatatatatatatatatatatatatatatatatatatatatgtatatatatatgtatatattgtgcatatttatatatatatatttatatattagatatatgtgtatatacatatatatatatatatatatatatgtgtgtgtgtgtgtgtgtaaactgtatacatctacatatatttaAAACAGTTTCAGTAAGCTAGGATAAGACCATTTATAATGCCGAAAGAAAACTCGTTAATCTTTGGTGGGATTGAAATCAGTTTTCAAAGAATTTGCAAACATCAGCTCTCAACAATTTCGTAAAATGGTCATGATATTATTAGATTCCGAAAGACAAGAGCCATTTGCTCAAAGAACACTGACTGTAGGATATATATCAGAAACACTTTATGAAATATACTGAGGCGGTGCTGTGTTGTAAGTCAAACATTAAACGGAAAAAGTGAGGTAGTCTACATTTTCTATATTGAACTTTCGCCTCAaatcaccgtatatatatatatatatatatatatatatatatatatatatatatatatatatatatatatatatatatatatatatatatatttatatatatatatatatatatatatatatatatatatacatatatatatacacatatatatacatatatatatatatatatatacatatatatatatatatatatatatatatatatatatatatatatattaaatgtatatttacattatatctatatgtgctcatatatatatatatatatatatatatatatatatatatatatatatatatatatatacatgtagacattatatatatatatatatacatgtggacattatatatatatatatatatatatatatatgtgtgtgtgtgtgtgtgtctgtctgtgtgtgtatatatatgtgtgttaatatatatatatatatatatatatatatatatatatatatatatatatatataattatgtgaatgCAAAAAAATTAGGACTCGGATAGCTCTTTACTGgaatgaaataaagaaaggaaTTGTAAAGATATGCTCTGGGATAAATGTACATAATTACAATTGTGAAATATTTGAAGTCTCTTATGTATGCACGTATTGTtcgtgctcattattattattattattattattattattattattattattattattattattattattttgttaatcactGCTTACAGAGACTGGTGTTTATAGTGTGAAGTTCTGGGTTACGTCCATCACCCTTAGGAATAAATCACTTTCCTAACTATGTGTGCTATTCCAAGTAATATGCTCTTCTACACAAGTCATGGAGCTGTATCGGCTCCTATCTTCTCAAGACTCCTTATTAACGTCTTAGGTATAGTCCCTAGTGCCCCTGTGATTACTGGTACCAATTGTATAgtatatgcaattattattattattattattattattattattattattgttgttgttgttttggtgttgttgttgtgttCAGATAAAAGCAATTCAACAGTTACCCCATAatttctccctccaactgccaagTTCAGGATGATCTTATTGACAGAAAGGCTCTACAATATCCGCCGATTTATATACATAATCTTcataactagtgtacccgacccgtcaaaaatgatgagatagatatgcacacacgcacacacacaaattcaactctCTGAACCCCTCCAAATTCTTTAACTATAATCCGGCAGTTTCGGCTATTTGTGGGACATTGTGGTCTCCGAGTGTACCCCTTGggttaccccttctcaccagggtataattactccatcacccctacccgagggatggggagaaacTAAGTATTCATACGTATGGCAATGCtgtgagcgtgacaggaaaggaatatttatatatatatatatatatatatatatatatatatatatatatatatatatatatatatatactgtatatatatatatatatatatatatatatatatatacactgtatatatatatatatatatatatatatatatatatatatatatatatacatatatatataatagaaagcaacgtttctgtatatatatatatatatatatatatatatatatatatatatatatatatatatatatatatatttatatatatatatatatatatatatatatatatatatatatatatatatatatatatataaactgtatatatatatatatataaactgtatatatatatatatatatatatatatatatatgtgtgtgtgtgtgtgtgtgtgtgattgtagtgACCCGTTGGAGATGATTTTGTGCAACTATTCAAATGATGTACCATGTACTCGGACTTTTGGACAATAAAGTCTTATGTTTTTTAACTAAAATTTCTACCATTCCGAAAACCTAGTATGGACTAGCAAACCACTGACATTTTACCAATATTTAAGAATTATGCTCCCTTCTCCACTGATTAACTTCTTCCCTAATCATATCTCATCCATGTTTTCCTTGCGACAAAGCAATATCAACATAGGTTTCAATCTTGTCAGCTCTTTTCAACATCGTATCACTTCACTCCTTATCTTAATCCCTCTGAATCTACATATAAAATAGAAGTAATTCATCATAAGAACACAGGATATTCACCATCTTTCATAAACATTCCTTTTCTTCGATGACAGTCTTTTAAAAGACTTCTACTTCCGAGGGAGTTCCAGTTCGCAATATTTCTCCTAAGTACATGTGAATCAACTACCTCCTTCtctccacttattattattattattattattattattattattattattattattattattattagctaagctacaaccttagtcagaaatgcaggatggtataagcccaacggctcaatcagggaaaaatagctcagtgaagaaaggaaacaaggaaataattaaactacaaaagaagtaatgaacatttgaaataaaatactttaaaacagtaacaatatttaatatacatcttccatatatataaacaataaaaacatattcTCATGAACTATTCCTTATCACAGAAGTCAActctgtaaatttaaaaaaaaaaaaaaaaaaactaattttaaaaagaTTCTCCGTAAAAACTTACTCTTCTcaagcgtatttcagtaaaatacaggcgacgtattttttaccctaatttgatattattttttttttttttgggggggggggggttgttgaccgtaatatcaatcctttacgtcaatatattcgtttttaaaacattaaatgtcTGAcagcatttattcaaggatttctacttttatttttactgcaaatttttaacagtgtgtctgacataattcttttttttagtttatatatgacatatctgctttgatgttgctactgtttttagaatgatttattgttattttttcatagtttatttatcactttatttcctttccttactaggctatttttccctgttggagcccttgggcttatagcatcgtgcttttccaactagaattgtagcttggatatcaacaacaataataataataataataataataataataataataataataataataataataataataataatattggaatatctGAAGAGTGTTTTCAATTTTCTTTCTTACTTCTGAGCTTTTATCAAATATGCCTACTGTAATCGACACAGCATCACCCACAAGTATCAGCCTTTATGCACTGCACCTTTAGGGAAAAGCTTTCATGAAACAGATACGCAAATAAAGACAGATTTCGCAACTCAGTCGGCATATTTCCAGGCAATATTCCTTTcctttatataaatttgtaaactTAATTCAACGCTTGTTTTCGGAGACCAAATATATTTCAGTTTCAgaatatagaaacaaaatatataatttctccccccaaaaaacctacttttttatatgattttaaacaGAGGAGCTACATTTATATAAATTACCTAGATATCTTTTGTTTTTCGGAACCATTAATTATGTGGAATGTGCCAAGCCTGTGTTCCTTCTCCTGTTGATGATATCATGGTACATATTGTACATACAGTGTTAATAAATAAACCTTAAGGTCCTAGACATGGAACCTTCTTTAgaacaatatgtataaatatatatatatatatatatatatatatatatatatatatatatatatatatatatacatatatatatatatatatttatatatatacatatatatatatatatatatgtatatatatatatatatatatatatatgtatatatatatatatatagaatatatgtatatatatatatatatatatatatatatacatacatatatatatgtatatatacatatatatatatatatatatatatatatatatacatatatatatatatatatatatatatatatatatatttatatatatacatatatatatatatatatatatgtatatatatatatatatatatatatatatatatatatagaatatatgtatatatatatatatatatatatatatatatatatacatatatatatataggtgtgtgtgtgtgtttgtgaaaacaAGACCAGAAGCAAAGGGAGGCTAGAGTGGTGTGAATTCAAATCTACTTAATATAACAAGCATATTTATCTTTAGATACAACATAGGCACCGTGATATTCGTAATATGCATTAAATAAGGAGTTGTGATTACTCAATATCATTTTGAATAATTCCATATAATCTTTTCATCAGAAGCAAAAATTTGTAGTGCTAAAATACTTACGTTTTACCTTGGTTTTGATCCAAATAATtccttaatatttttccttttaaaagtaATGTCCCTCGTATCAAAGAACTCTGGCAATATTCTCCCAAAATCGATGGTATTAGTCTTGCTGGAAATGGTTCGACCTCTGCGGtacaaaagagaaaaagagaaatgaaagagaGAAGCCGAGAGAAATCATTCCGACAACGGGAAATTGCATCTCTCAAAGTTTATTACTCTCTGAATGCAGGCTTAGCCACTGGCCACCAATACAGCTTCGTTAATAATGTCAGTAACTCACAAAGGTATCCTTTATACTTAGGGGGAAAGTGTTAGGAATTACTTCTAACATGCCATTTTTTGCTCTCTCTTTAGCCCTCACGTGTGCTTGGTCTGGCGTGATCATTCGAATGAGAAATTCTCACTTTTAGTAAAATACTTTTTTGTTTGTTAAAACCCGCCAAAGGAACTAGAGAGTCACTTGGGCTGTTTCTGCGTTTATTCGAAGTATGTGGAAGCATTACTCCATGGAATAATGTTGTAATGCTCATGATATTCCAGGAATCTATGCTCCGATCCTTAACTTGCGCTTTGCTGTGATTTGGTGGAATATGAAGTTTATATATGTGCAGAATTATCAGAATGGATGGATGGGAGGTTTCCTTGATATTCCCTGAATAGATGTGACTAAATTCGTGTGTATTGATGATCAATGTTGTTTAATGAAAGTTGGGCAAACCACAAAATCAATATAATCTATTGTTcccgcactgttaaaaatttgcattaaaaaaacggcaaatgtttggaaacatttattccaggatgttgtagaaaataatttatcgtaaaccaaaattggagaagttgaaagtgatttcttttgttgtaaatttaataaatatcaaacctcttaaatattattcgtaatattatttttgtcatgttcaagtgtagagcggggctgactttagttcctctaaacaatcttgttattagtgatctgtcgcctagtattgttttgaaggtgaactgcttgtttacgctgttgtccgagagctggaagtttttgtcaaggcgatcggagtttccaagtcagttctcagacaaattccttcttgtatggtggacgtttttacaactctcggtcatggaaggataaacccctagtgataccgacactatgccacttttgggggcagcaggagcaacagtaattcagtgaacggcaggagtattgaggtgagtcagccttttcacatctgaacatgagttgatttgataccctagccataagaatttaatacattagattaaattagttcccttctcaagaccttgttaaaaataaatctcgggatcaaaagaaattactattattccaattttgttttcggttctttttttttatcttcaagttTTGTTTTtgcagtggattaccacttttattgagaaTTCATTtgttgttattcgtggattaccacattaggctatttgccataaagttttgttttggtggattaccacattaggctattagccattaagtttcgtttttggtggattaccacagtttatgaacaatatgtttgtgtttttaaaattacaaaatcgaattctatcgaaggtaattttagtgaacggattcccgttttgttttgtttttgttaatacggattcccgtgagtaatttaatttcccttttacgtgaacagttttacagggagtgtttttttgtttttcagatcctgagagacatgatagtcattggtaggggcttgcttcatacggttgttttccggtgaagtaagttactaacttgagggaggcagaacagcaattaatcgtctcggttgtctcaaccagtaatttttatcaaaaatattaatcaaattaatataacgggactttgaaaaacttcttgcttcatttacctcattttatttgttttttaccttgccattgataaaatattgtgtatggaACCCCTGGGGGGACTTGAGAAGAAATTGCTGCCTGCTGCCCTTCCTTCGGTGTTGTTTAGTGTCGGTATCTTTGAGCATATTTTGTTAAAGGTTACATGAAAATCGGTGTTTTAGGCCATAGTTACGTTCGGGACTTGCAGCAGTTAGGTTATTCATGTTTGACATACGGTGATCTTAAAGTGCCTGttgaattttttgcatttcctGGATTCGGATATAGAAACTTTATACTTAATCCGAAGTTGTTGGACGATTTGTCTGAATATAATCCAAAAGTGACCGTTGTATTTTTGGGTGGAAACGATATAAAGGAGAAAGTGGATTTGAATATTGTTAAAGCAGATTGTGAACGTTTTTTTGCTATTTTGAGATTAAGGTTACCAAATTCACTATTTGTTGTTGCTCACGTTGAAATTCGCCACTTGAAAAGTACTAATAGACACGGCACCCCTTCTGCAGATTTGTATAAGAAATTAGCTAGAAATTTTAATAAGTGGTTAGACCGTCAaccctttaaatataaaactttgttgattaacggttcgtcaaaactcgatgaccctagctattttaaagctgacggcattcatttaaatagagggggtttagactgtctgtttcagtggatttataattgtttatcagaCATTGTAAAAGCAAATTCCTAATTAAACATGACGTCTGAATTAAAGTTGTTGATCAATTCCCGAAAATATATTCGCAAGTTAGTAACTGAATGTTATAATAAAAGGACTAATTATTGTCAGTTAACTGAATTGGAAAAGAGTAAGATTAAGTCAGAGTTACAAGATCATTTAGAATCGCTTAAAAAGTATAATAGTGAAATTCAAAGGCTCAAATGGTCTGAAGAGGaggatgaaacatggctaaatgccgaacttgattcctgtgaaagttatgttgttaaaattcgggaatgtactgctgagcttacacgaaatgtttccccttctaatgttagtgttgatactgcccgaagtttgttgaagagtcccactgctccgcttccagaatttcgtagccaagaaggggaggatctattgaagttttttaaagattttgaagacataacgtctatgttcaaatattcagaatatgacaaatttattctgttaaagcagcaaatcagtggaagggccttagtacttttagaatcattagaatcggacaagaagggttatgttcatgccaagaaattactaacagaggccctagcttctaaagacctcagaatttttaataccatcaaaaaaatctctgaaatcaatatgaaattagaaagtgacccatttgaatatatttcacagaTAAGAAATCTAACTCAAGCAGCTGAAAGTTTGTCTCTGGGACGTGAGGATTTTTTGAGGTATTTTTTCTGGCAGGGCTTAGATAATAGTTTTAAAGTACACTTAACCCAGATtactaattcatcaaggccaacattaaaggaaattaatgataatttctttgaggcCTGTGAAAGATTTAATGAGCAAAGTAAGAGGTCTAATGTAGGAAATAAATTGCATGATGATCATAATCATAGGAAGAATAGTTTAAGTTATGCTGCTAGTGTTAGTTCCCTAAGGAAACCGTCAAATTTCTTTCCTTGTGTCTTATGTACCACAGAAGGCAAACCTGCCTCGCATCCTATTTATAAATGTGAATTTTTTTCGGATGTTACCACTAAGCTTGACAAAATTCAATCTTTAAATGGGTGTTGTAAGTGTGCAAGCTTCAGTCACACTACtgacaaatgtaactttaaatttaagatgaaatgtaagttttgtaaagcatggcactttagtttcctctgtaagaatagtaaaaaatcagcatctgctaataataatagaaaatctgaATCTCCTAAGACTTCCTCGAAAAAGGATAAGAATTCGTCCATGGAATCTAATAATAACGTAGTTATAATGGaggctcttaaaagtaatttggactGTGATTCCAGCATTCTCCCTACCTTTTCTTGTAGCATCCAAAACAGAAGCATAAGAGCATTGAAGGATGATGGAAGTCAGTTAAATCTGATTAGTGAGGAACTAGCCAATGCTTTGGATTTAAAGGTATTACAAGCCAAGGTTGAATTGAGAATAAATGGTATTAATGTTTCTCAGAAATATGCCTCGAAACTAGtggaatttgaaattataattggtaatgctattcaaaaaatagaggcattatgtatcccatctattaacataaagttgaaattaaaaggtTTGGGCAAAGTGGTTTACGGTTTCCAGACGAAAGGGTATGTGTTGGTTGATGAGTTTCTAACGCCTAATAGTGATTgcattgaaaatattgatttgattttgggaacTAAATCAGGATATTGTTTACCACTCACAGAAGTAGTTTTTGGTAGGAATAGCAGGTCTATGTATGCTATGACCCCGTTTGGTGTCCTTCTTAAAGGTGAAATTGACACCTTATTGAAGGATATTCCTTATCTACATCAGTCCTCCTCGGTTATAAATTGTCATCAGTATGTTACTGGTTTGGGTGTAAAGATAGATAAGCCGTTTTCTCTGGATAAGTGTGAAGTTGATTATCCTATTAAGGTTTCAGAATTCAGTGTAATCGATGAAAAAGGCAATGTAATTCGttcagagttagataaagccacagatgatgtgcttgccagtatttgtaataaatatattcacttggacaatgaggtttatgatttggagaattcagagctgcatgatcagcttgtcaaatattgtttggatcacactattcagaatgaggagggtagattagttatgccacttttgtggaatgcaaaagtatctcatatgcttagtagaaattttcatttggctaaagttattttggaatctaatcttaaaaaactaaagagaaatccATCTCATTTACAGTTAATGAATGAAGCCCTAAAAGAACAGGAAAGGGTTGGAATAATAGAAAGGATTCCTAATCTTGACCAGTTTGTCCATGAACACCCAGAAcactcttttttgcctcatatgggtGTGTTCAAATTGAATCGTGAAACTACCAAATGTAGAGTTATGTTTCTATCAAACTTGTGTGAAAGAAACTCAACCAAGGGTCAGACAATAAGTCATAACCAGGCCATACATGCAGGTCCATGCCTAAATCAGaaactttcttcatcattattacatttaaggtttgataaattgttagtatgctttgatctatgtaaggcctttaaccagattgcattaagtgatgttgatgctaatagactttgttttttatggtataaaaatgT comes from the Palaemon carinicauda isolate YSFRI2023 chromosome 16, ASM3689809v2, whole genome shotgun sequence genome and includes:
- the LOC137655660 gene encoding uncharacterized protein, with product MESNNNVVIMEALKSNLDCDSSILPTFSCSIQNRSIRALKDDGSQLNLISEELANALDLKVLQAKVELRINGINVSQKYASKLVEFEIIIGNAIQKIEALCIPSINIKLKLKGLGKVVYGFQTKGYVLVDEFLTPNSDCIENIDLILGTKSGYCLPLTEVVFGRNSRSMYAMTPFGVLLKGEIDTLLKDIPYLHQSSSVINCHQYVTGLGVKIDKPFSLDKCEVDYPIKVSEFSVIDEKGNVIRSELDKATDDVLASICNKYIHLDNEVYDLENSELHDQLVKYCLDHTIQNEEGRLVMPLLWNAKVSHMLSRNFHLAKVILESNLKKLKRNPSHLQLMNEALKEQERVGIIERIPNLDQFVHEHPEHSFLPHMGVFKLNRETTKCRVMFLSNLCERNSTKGQTISHNQAIHAGPCLNQKLSSSLLHLRFDKLLVCFDLCKAFNQIALSDVDANRLCFLWYKNVEKGDFTIVAYRNVRLSFGLRCSPTLLMLGLYKVLILDAEHDENQLKELKRCIYSLSYMDNCAFSANEIENLHWAYSMVGSIFSPYGFDLKQFVTNDRSLQGEIDSCTGSETGEVVKLLGMQWNRTLDCLLANKFQLNGKAKTKREILSTIASHFDLFGITGPILNRSRLFLHGLQCDRNLGWDDQLSPELRKEWHNIANEANSAPDIAIDRFVGRRDGKFHLVACCDSSKLLYGVVVYIIDIDSMSSSFVMAKTRMINRQLESKSIPSLEMQGVAFATEVALDLYNELAGPLCINPLNVVGLHVFSDSQVALSWLNSSTNKLSKMQKRSVFVMNRIQHVENLCAKHPVHFAFVGGNENPADAITRCLSYRKLIQTNFYSGPECFKEKETFLCSENGNLSFMVPNPYAE